The window acattttattaaaagACATCACAGTAATGTCTGAGGAAATCGTTACCACACTGATGCAGATGTATGATATGGGTTTGGCATTGTAGAGAACAAATGACTACACCATTTCGTTAACATGTGCTCAGATAATACGCGTTTATAGTCATAGTCATTCTATTAAGAGGCCTTATTTAATCTAGTTTTACTCTTCAAAAGGAAACTGTAATCACATAGCCTACCTGTTATGCATCTAATCATATTGTGTAACAGCACTGCGGTGTGTAAACAAATATACCGTATTTACATCTCAGGCATTGATTTAAGCAAAATGGTAAAGCACACTGAAATGTCTCAAAGTGGTGTAAACTCAGAACCAGCACCTCTATAAAGCACACAAACGTACTCAAAGCCTTTGAGCACAAACAGATCTAATTTCATTTACACACCTACATCATGTAACAATCAGCGTGAAACTGACATTTGTAAATCTAAACCACCACAAGCACTTCGTGTTATGAACACAGCTGATAAATATAAGCATGCTAAAATATTACAGATAGCAAAGGCGTTGTTCTCAGGCACGGAGCAACCTCGTCTCCGTTTAGTTTTGACCTTCTTCTGGCTTGCATTTAAGCGcggctacttttattttcttcgTCAAAAACACCAGCGTAGTTAATAGATACAGACAATCACTTGACAAACAACCAGTTTTTATCACAAAATGATATCAGCAGGTGGCACCAGGCCAAACAGTAGCACTGCGACAGAGTATTTCAGTGGGTTAAAGTGTGGTAGTGACTACAATCATCTGAACTTCAGACAGTAGACTGAAAACAGTCATGTTGTTAGCAGCGCTGACAAGGGTTTCAGTGGTGCAATGTTTGTAATAAAAGACTAAAAAATCAAGTTCACAGGTCAGTGATTTTGGGTCATGCATTAACCCAGAGAGTGTTGCTTCTTCAGGCTGTCAGAGCGCTTGACTTTCTCCTCTGGAGTCTTTCTGTACCAGCTCCTGAAAACAAACAGCCACCGTCATGCATCCATGTGTTATAATATGCATATCAGTAACAGAAATGTAACTGCACTATATCAATACTTCATAAGATGGAAGCCCCTTTTACACAAGCTCTGGTTTCCATTAATCTGGTGGGAACTGAAGGTGTCAGTGTCATGTGTGAATTCTCCCCTTATGCTTTTCTGTAACATTTTGCTATGGCAGTTTGACCGGGTTGGACCATGTAACATTGTTGTATGACTTTCAGCACAACACAAGTCAGAACTTCCATATTCACAGACAGAAACGCACAGCAGTGGGTTAAATTCACATATGATCAGCTGTTCAGAGCAATCCAACTGAATatttcattaattatttaatttacgGTCTAATCTGGCAACAAAAGCAAATGTTGAATATATAGAAGTACAAAATCACCCCTGGCGGTTCAGCTGGCCTGGAGCAGAGGAATTTGGGCCTTGATTTGGCTTTTGAACTctgataaagagaaaaaaaaacatgataaacgACAAACAACACAAAGACAGGGAAATAAAGAGAACGCTACATTAAAGAAAATGTCGTAACAAAGTCTGAAACCTGTTGGTGGTGGGGCTCTTTGGCTTGTGCTGCGTCTTTCTGACCTGCGCTGGGGATTCACCGACCCTGAAGGGGAACCAAGCACACGAAAACCCAGTAGATCAGTGGCTCTTCTCCAAAAAAATTGCCGATCAaggaaagttgttttttttcttttctattttacCTCTTTTTCCTGTCCAGAGACCTCTGTGTGGCAGCAGAAAAAAACACTCTCTCTTTGGGGCACTTTGCTTTTTCCTGCCAGAAACAATAACATTTATGATAGAGGCACTGATATGGGCAGCATAAGACAAAGCACATTATGAGGCACAACaattttccttaaaaaaaaactcacttatTATGGAGTCATATAAATAAACCTCCTGCTGATTATGGTCATGCCCgattaatatatatcaataaatacattaatataaataaatcaacTTGAAAGTTACGGTATTAGCTCCTCATTTCATAAACTTACTTTAGTCCTCACAAAGAAAGagtaaaaagacaaagaaaaattaaaagatGCCTGAATTTCCTTTTATGAGCAACAAAAGTCGCCTCCCTTTGTATAAGTGACTGTAAAGGGCTGTACCAGGTCTCGCAGCTTCCTCTCCGCCCGCAGTTCCCTGTCCTGCTGCAGCAGCGCTAAGCGATCCCCCAAAGGCGTCTCAAAGAAGATATCATGGACATCATAAAGCGCCGCACGTAACTGTGGAATATAAAATACATACATCAACACAAGGAGAGGAGGACCTCTGCTGTCTGCAGACTGTAATTACATAATCATAcctgggctctgactctctccTGCAGAGAGACATCTTGTGCTGAGCAGGTGCTTCTCTTCTGAGCCGCTTCAGTATGAAAGGAGCGGATGAACTCCTGTGTATCCTAGAGACACGTGTATGCAGTgtacatttataaatgtacATTTTTCCCCAGTTACAAACATCACAGTGAACTGATTAAGTCAAAATTCAAAAAGCTCCTGTTGGTGTTGTCAATGAATTGTGCACCCTTGTTGCGTGAATGTGAGAGTGCGATCTCACCACAACAGTTTGGCGCAGTTGCTTGACTTTCTCTGTTTTGAGGAGTCTGCGTACGAGGAAGCCGCGAATGATGGCGCCGATTCGACAGAATGCTCTCTGTTGCTCTGCGGTCAGAACCTGCAAATCACACACAGCCAGTACACGATAGGATGAGAAGAAAATGAAAGATAAATCAATTCTACAGAGCAAAGCTATGCGAACAAAGGCTCACACCAAATGTAACTGTACCCCACAAGTTACTTTCTGtggacttttttcttctttgtgaaAAGACTTTGTTTAATGTAGCGTGGCAAATGGTTTGTCAAACAGAACCTTCAGGGAGGACATTCTTGTTAAGTGTTTGGAAAAACTCAATCACAAGTAATATTCACCGAGTCAGATTAACAACCTTTGAAACAACCTGTGATCAGTTGTGAAAAGAGCAGCCAAAAAAAAGCTGCAAATATAACCCTAAACTGACCAGCAGCTACTAGTATGGGATGCTTGGTTCTATACTGGCAGCTTGGCTTGGTCCAAACAACTGCTTCTTTGCCACAAGCTTGATATCTGAAGCTTGGCAAGCTGGATTCTTCTCATGCTGAAGAGAATCCTGCTGCCAAACAAGAAAAGACTGCTTGTAGTTCAGAGAAATATGGATGCAATAATCTAATGTATTAGTTCATTTTTTGCTGAGAGGGTCATTGTTGTACAACGCACACTTTGATTGAAATTGCACTTTATTtacacaagcaaaaaaaaaaaagactccttAACTTACCATATGATAATAATCGGTGGAGCGTTTCATGAGCTACGAGCAACTAACACTTACTTTAATCCATTCAGACATAAAGCTTTGACTAAAAAAAGTCTTATGACCCAAGGGGTTCCTGGGAAACTTAAAACTGTAATTTCTCAGCCTTTGAAGAAACTAGAAACATACAATGAAGACGGTTAGAGAGTCTAAACGTTCTGCTTTAATTGCAAATTACCCACTTGTGCATGGTGTGACTGCATATATCAAAACATAAACTGCCGATGTCAGCACTGTTGTTTGGAAAGAGATTACACATCCATCCACATTCCTGGAAGCCATTGAGCTCAAATGCTTTGAGTTTGCATGTTAATGTTTCATTTGGCAATGAACGTATTACAAGCCTCTGTATACAGAGTCATACGTCTGTGGAGAAGACGTATGAAGACTTCAGTAGGAGTCTCTTTTGGTTTATACCTACCAGGCTCAGCCGTGCCCGTGGTTTGTTTTGCCGAGTGGAGCCCCACAGATAAACAGGAGGCTGGACAGAGGGAGAGGTCACACTAGAAGGTCCAGGACTGGGAAAAGCTGAAAGAAGAAACACCACACAATTTGAAAGTAAACAAGCATTTACTGTAGAACTGGTTTTACATTCACACCACATCAGTTACAGCTATTTTGGTGAAAGTTTTCAGGAAAACGGTTTTACTGTTACAGCTTCTGAATGCTGCACTGTAATTAGGCATGCGGCAAAAtcttttttctctcattatCTTGTCTGAAATTTCTTAATAAGACACCGTCTCTATTAcgtaaaatataaaataaccGTTAAGTGGATCAAATGTGAGGTGTCTAACAGTCTATAATGCAAGTTATGCTGCTTTTCAAACTGTCCTCTGCGTTATGATTTTGTTAGCATTTAGCATCTATAACTGTGGGGAAATTGCATAGAAACTGCAATTATTAAATCCTTACAATGATTGTATCAATTCATATATTCAAATAAATGGCTGACCAGACAGTTACGAATATGAGCAATGAGCTCCAACATTACCTTTGGCCCGGTTTCCTTAATGAGTTAATGCACGGTGCTAGCCATCTACATCTGCCCATGCAGCCTTGTAACCACTGCTTTACAATCTGCAGCACAGCAGTAAGTGAAATGGTACCTATACTGTGTCCAGGTGATCGCTCGGATGGTGTGTGGGTAGGACTTAGTCCTGGGCAGGAGGGGCTCATGATAGGACAGCTGCCATTCACAGACCTACAGTTCAAACCCCAAGTATCCCCGCTCAGAGGCCGCACACATCCCTCTTTCAgtcttctctctgtctcttcaaGCTCCTAAACACAAACAGATCGTGTTTATAAAATCACTGCTTTTAAATACTAAACAGGAATGAAGTAAAACAACCATATACtgaacatgcatacatatatactGTGTGATTCTAAGTTCTAAGTGCTGACCAGACGAAGGTGCTGTTGCTCTTTCTCCTGCTCAGCGAGGAGCTGAGACATCTCCAGGGCATGCTCCTCCTCAAGGCGCCTTTGCATGTCCTCCAGAGCCTGCGCTCGCCACTGGGCCTCCTCTGTTGATGTAGATAAATGTTGATGGAGAaaaatacttcatacttcaGGATAAATACTTCACACCTCAAGGTTTTATTTATCTAAAGAGGTTGCAATGGGAAAGTCTCTATAGCTTCAATCAGAAAAACACAATTTCaactaacaaaaaaagaaatagcaaATTAAACTGTTGAGCGACTCAACACGGACTCACCTGTCTTACTGACCAGCGTTTCAGCTGTATTTCCCAGGATGGTTGGCGTTTTCCTGCCATTGCTTTGCCCCTTAAAATCATCAGACTCCATCCTAAATGTGACTGTGTCAGGAGTCATACGGGGCCTGAGCAGGGATGCTGAGGGGTTCTCTACCTCGTATGGCTGATTTAATGGGACTGCAGGGGTGTGCCGACTTGGAGCCAACCGCGTAACACCTGCCATGAAGCGAGGGACCCTTTCCTGGCTGCGGTCTACGTGCTCAGCCACAGACTGGTGGGAACTCAGCTGGCTGTCCAGCGTGTGGCACCGCCGGCGAAATCCTGCAGCCAGGTGATCACAATGTGCCACTGAGCTGGGCACTGAAGCCCCCATAAGGTGTTCATGCTCCTGCACCGGACTGGTATCGCAGTGACTGGATCCTCGGCTGTCATTCCTGATAGCATTGTCCCTCCCGTCGGAGCCCCACTGAATGGTGGACTTTGAGCCCTCTGACAAAGCTTCTGCCCAATCCGCCATACTAGCACCTTCCACTGACCTTCCTGGGCTTCGAGGGATAAGGTCTCCTGGGCCAATGGGAAACGAAATATGAATGTTCCCAGTGGATACCGGCCGTGGTCTGCGTCTGTGAGGACGAGGACTAATGCTGGACTCAGGACTGGGAAGACAAGCATACCGGTCTGGTTTaccaggtgagaggcagacagactTTTGAGGACTGGGGTCACAAAAAGCTGGATGATGGATTGGAGGTGGGCCAATCGGGCTGTGGTGCAGACTGAATCCAAACTCAACACCCGTGTCCCTCAAAGGACTGcagctcttcttctctttgacAACTTCAGGTGAAGGGGTTTGGCTGATAGTGTGGACAGCTTTTGTTCCATGCTGACTCTGCTCTCTCTTCACATATTCCCTTGATCTCCTAAGAAGGCTGTCCAAACTAATGTCctcgtcctcttcctcctcctcatcgcTCTTCTCTTGCTTCTCCACATTCACTTCCCTCTCTGCCTTGTAACCGTTGAGGATGGGGGTCTCAGAGCATGGATTTACAGGTTCATTTTTCTCAGGACCAAATCCAGGGTTTCTGGAAAGCCCGGGTGAGTCAGTCACCAGGGTGTAGCCACTAACTGTCGCAGATTTAGAAACTGCCTGCTTGTCATCTTCTTTACTTGAAACTTTATGTACCTGCACAAAATAATAAGCAAAGATGAGCTTGTGAAAATGAAGGATGATGTAAAAAATGgctataattatatatatatatatatatatatatatatatatatatatatataattatttaaTTGATATATCTCTTTGattcaaatatttaaaaaaacatcttgaTTATTTCAATTTAAAGCCATCAGATGGTGTGCAGGGGCACGAGTTCAAAAACTACAGCATTTTGGAAAAGTCTTGGTCTCCCTGTCATGTCTTTatattttgaatttgtttaccagactttctgaagtttttctttggacattggttgaatcattcaagcagaaaaaaaggttCCTAaatcaagggatgaaccagtggtgtctacacataacagacaactgtCAATTGTTCCCATTTCCATAACtgcatcaacaaaaaaaaaaaaaaaagccaaaataacATAGTTTGACATACATGAAATTCTATTTTTTGCACGAACAAAGTGATTCCTCAAGAGCTATTAGCCGAACCCTTGGCATGTCTCGGCATGGTGAGCAGTGTGTCCTTACACCTATTTCCCGTTATGAGGTTATGCACAGAACTGTACGCCCTGATCCAAAGATGTACAGACCATTACCAAGTCAATCTCATTGCTTTGGACGTGGTGTTTAAAGATATCAAGACAAAAAACATGGCTATGATGAAGTAAAAAGCcatggcaaggcaattttatttgtagagcacaatttgtacacaaggcaattcaaagtgctttacagcaaaaATAGCTCAGCCCACTGGGAaaagagttaaataaaataccAGCGACTGCGAGACAGACTGTAAATCAGTTTTTTTGTGTTATACTGTGAGACTGACACACAGACCTATTTTCTATGAATATGAATATATTCgatatttgtattttttggaAAAGATGACTAAACATGTCTTGTCGCTCTTGGTGAACAGAGTGAAAAAGCGGATGAGGCACATCCCCTATAACAATACTGCACTCTCAAACATCTCATTTCTCTTTCTCCTGTGTGTACTTCCTCCACCAATCCGACCCGTGACCTTGACCACACAGTGCTGCTGACCTGAGCTTGATCCAGGATGCCCTGCACATGGACCAAAAGCTTGTTTCTCTGGTGATTGTGTCTGTCGAGCTCCAGCTGGATCGCCTTCAGTCTGTGGCCACACATCTCAGCCCGCTGCTCCGCGCTGAGCTTGGAGAGAAAATACGTTTTACTGTTCATGTAGAAATGTGCATCTCCTCTGCTATTTCCCAGAGTCCTGGAGATTAACttttcatgttgttgtttttaacataaaaaaattttttttttttaatgaagttTATTTTGGTTTACTGAAAGACGTAACACTACTTCTAGTTTATTTTTGCACTATCTTCGTTTGCATCGAGGAGGGCCTCACACTGGCCTTCTCGTCATGTGGTTCTTCCTGAAAAACTCATTTTGTCAGCAGTCACGAGCAAATGGGTTTTTCAAACAGCCTTGATTCTGCTCATCATCAACGaccttctctctcttttccctgCCAACTGCTGATTTAATAGACTTTTCTCATCGCAGGCATTTTGACTTAGCAGGAACCCCACAGGTGAGGACCCTGGAGATAGCTCCCCAGAGAGGAATGCTATTTTAATCGTGCCCACAAACTTTCCCTGCAAGGACAAGCCCTACATCAGTAGTGGAAGAGATCTATTAGGTCATGGCAGCCCTTgtttatcagaaatgctttaaatTGCAGGTCTTACAAAGAACTCTTTGAGTGGGTTTCGCATACatatttatagttttataaCTTAAAAGAGTTGTACTTTTTGCTAAAAGCCTATTAAAACATTAGCTCCATTATCTGTGGCTTCAGTCTACTTTTGATGGCTTATCTTCATCTTGTGTTTTGCTCCTGTGTCACTGGCTCTCATAGGCTTGTATGTTTCTTTCTTACCAGTGGCGAAAGCGCAGCTCTTCCATGGAAGCAGATGACGGAGCGAGCCTTCAGGGAACACAGTGGCTCACATGTATTCTTCTTGAATTTCCCCTCCTCTTGCAATGAAGCCAAACTCCGCAGACAGAACTCCTCGTAGCCTTCCATCTCTGGACACCCTCACATCCACTCTCTGGGCAGGAAACCCACACCATGTAGGCTCGTCGTCACCCAGCTGCTAAAATTAAACAGAGAATTAGGGATTAGATCACACAGGTGCAGACATGTGAGGTTTAACCGTCCTGGATTTGTCCGACCAGAGGAAAGCAGCTGGGCTCATGTTGTGAGTGGAAAAACAGGACAAATCACCCACAACAAAAGAGGGTCTGTCTGCCCTTATGTTTTTATCACACTCATCACATTCCTGCCATTCCTTTCTATTAGACTTAGCTGGTGACTCGTTTGCGTTTCCGTGTCTCATGAAAAATGCAGACGGATGTCTGAGCGTGTCTAATCAATACACTTTTCTATTTCTGAAATGTCTGTCAGCAGTTGACAATACCGACCCTTCTGGGCAGGCAGGTCATGGGCAGGGCGTTATCTTTTGAGCGCACAGCTGCTTATGAATGatgtaaaaacactgaaaaacgcCTTTG is drawn from Odontesthes bonariensis isolate fOdoBon6 chromosome 21, fOdoBon6.hap1, whole genome shotgun sequence and contains these coding sequences:
- the ccp110 gene encoding centriolar coiled-coil protein of 110 kDa isoform X2, whose translation is MEELRFRHCAEQRAEMCGHRLKAIQLELDRHNHQRNKLLVHVQGILDQAQVHKVSSKEDDKQAVSKSATVSGYTLVTDSPGLSRNPGFGPEKNEPVNPCSETPILNGYKAEREVNVEKQEKSDEEEEEDEDISLDSLLRRSREYVKREQSQHGTKAVHTISQTPSPEVVKEKKSCSPLRDTGVEFGFSLHHSPIGPPPIHHPAFCDPSPQKSVCLSPGKPDRYACLPSPESSISPRPHRRRPRPVSTGNIHISFPIGPGDLIPRSPGRSVEGASMADWAEALSEGSKSTIQWGSDGRDNAIRNDSRGSSHCDTSPVQEHEHLMGASVPSSVAHCDHLAAGFRRRCHTLDSQLSSHQSVAEHVDRSQERVPRFMAGVTRLAPSRHTPAVPLNQPYEVENPSASLLRPRMTPDTVTFRMESDDFKGQSNGRKTPTILGNTAETLVSKTEEAQWRAQALEDMQRRLEEEHALEMSQLLAEQEKEQQHLRLELEETERRLKEGCVRPLSGDTWGLNCRSVNGSCPIMSPSCPGLSPTHTPSERSPGHSIAFPSPGPSSVTSPSVQPPVYLWGSTRQNKPRARLSLVLTAEQQRAFCRIGAIIRGFLVRRLLKTEKVKQLRQTVVDTQEFIRSFHTEAAQKRSTCSAQDVSLQERVRAQLRAALYDVHDIFFETPLGDRLALLQQDRELRAERKLRDLEKAKCPKERVFFSAATQRSLDRKKRVGESPAQVRKTQHKPKSPTTNRVQKPNQGPNSSAPGQLNRQGSWYRKTPEEKVKRSDSLKKQHSLG
- the ccp110 gene encoding centriolar coiled-coil protein of 110 kDa isoform X1, translating into MEGYEEFCLRSLASLQEEGKFKKNTCEPLCSLKARSVICFHGRAALSPLLSAEQRAEMCGHRLKAIQLELDRHNHQRNKLLVHVQGILDQAQVHKVSSKEDDKQAVSKSATVSGYTLVTDSPGLSRNPGFGPEKNEPVNPCSETPILNGYKAEREVNVEKQEKSDEEEEEDEDISLDSLLRRSREYVKREQSQHGTKAVHTISQTPSPEVVKEKKSCSPLRDTGVEFGFSLHHSPIGPPPIHHPAFCDPSPQKSVCLSPGKPDRYACLPSPESSISPRPHRRRPRPVSTGNIHISFPIGPGDLIPRSPGRSVEGASMADWAEALSEGSKSTIQWGSDGRDNAIRNDSRGSSHCDTSPVQEHEHLMGASVPSSVAHCDHLAAGFRRRCHTLDSQLSSHQSVAEHVDRSQERVPRFMAGVTRLAPSRHTPAVPLNQPYEVENPSASLLRPRMTPDTVTFRMESDDFKGQSNGRKTPTILGNTAETLVSKTEEAQWRAQALEDMQRRLEEEHALEMSQLLAEQEKEQQHLRLELEETERRLKEGCVRPLSGDTWGLNCRSVNGSCPIMSPSCPGLSPTHTPSERSPGHSIAFPSPGPSSVTSPSVQPPVYLWGSTRQNKPRARLSLVLTAEQQRAFCRIGAIIRGFLVRRLLKTEKVKQLRQTVVDTQEFIRSFHTEAAQKRSTCSAQDVSLQERVRAQLRAALYDVHDIFFETPLGDRLALLQQDRELRAERKLRDLEKAKCPKERVFFSAATQRSLDRKKRVGESPAQVRKTQHKPKSPTTNRVQKPNQGPNSSAPGQLNRQGSWYRKTPEEKVKRSDSLKKQHSLG